A region from the uncultured Holophaga sp. genome encodes:
- a CDS encoding ATP-binding protein, whose product MDEQHQNPGARPISVLFPALMESLDACVGIVDTSGTLAAVNSNWASYKGANPFVAGCSPGCSYTEVCKRILDREGGLGIVALGASSILKGGLPRLSFDFPLNEGEPRIHEMLAVRPSASTEISAVFFFRDITHRMAMERRLKKTESLFKVTTDNALDFICLLDADTRMVYHNTSFQRFLGQPSTWFATRRMIDAVHPEDQDRFWQALETGAANGLTQIFEYRIVNVREEWVAMEGQVSMVEDPGGNRETLLLVSRDITERKQAETERSQVEVQLRHAQKMEAVGQLAAGIAHEINTPIQFIGDNLRFITDAFGSLQRMMDALHPLLDLASQVPSLTGEVLAFRAVEEAEEIEYLMEEGPRALVQSLDGVERVSTIVKAMKYFSHPGTVGRVLVDLNQAITSTLTVSRNEWKYVAEVETRFDPDLPQVPCYPGEFNQVILNVVINAAHAIAEKQGGQEGPKGLITLSTRRDGDWAEIRIQDTGPGIPAAILPQIWLPFFTTKPVGKGTGQGLSIVHSVMVKHGGTVEATSSEGEGATFILRFPLTPPEQDAEP is encoded by the coding sequence ATGGACGAACAGCACCAAAACCCGGGAGCCCGCCCCATCTCGGTCCTGTTCCCCGCCTTGATGGAGAGCCTGGATGCCTGTGTGGGCATCGTGGACACCAGCGGCACCCTGGCTGCGGTGAACAGCAACTGGGCTTCCTATAAGGGAGCCAACCCCTTTGTGGCGGGCTGCAGCCCTGGTTGCTCCTACACCGAGGTCTGCAAGCGGATCCTGGACCGCGAGGGCGGCTTGGGCATCGTGGCCCTGGGCGCCAGCAGCATCCTGAAGGGGGGGCTCCCCCGCCTCAGCTTCGACTTCCCCCTGAACGAAGGCGAACCCCGGATCCACGAGATGCTGGCGGTGCGCCCTTCAGCCAGCACGGAGATCAGCGCAGTCTTCTTCTTCCGGGACATCACCCATCGCATGGCCATGGAGCGGCGTCTCAAGAAGACCGAAAGCCTCTTCAAGGTCACCACGGACAACGCCCTGGACTTCATCTGCCTGCTGGATGCGGACACCCGGATGGTCTACCACAACACCTCCTTCCAGCGCTTCCTGGGCCAGCCCAGTACCTGGTTCGCCACACGCCGGATGATCGACGCGGTCCACCCCGAGGACCAGGACCGCTTCTGGCAGGCCCTGGAGACCGGTGCGGCCAACGGGCTCACCCAGATCTTCGAGTACCGCATCGTCAACGTCCGTGAGGAGTGGGTGGCCATGGAGGGGCAGGTCTCCATGGTGGAGGACCCGGGAGGAAACCGGGAAACCCTCCTCCTGGTCTCCCGGGACATCACCGAGCGGAAGCAGGCCGAGACCGAGCGCTCCCAGGTGGAGGTCCAGCTCCGGCACGCCCAGAAGATGGAGGCCGTGGGCCAACTGGCCGCCGGCATCGCCCACGAGATCAACACCCCCATCCAGTTCATCGGGGACAATCTCCGTTTCATCACCGATGCCTTCGGGAGCCTCCAGAGGATGATGGACGCCCTGCACCCCCTTCTGGACCTGGCCAGCCAAGTCCCCTCCCTCACGGGGGAGGTCCTGGCCTTCAGGGCCGTGGAGGAGGCCGAGGAGATCGAGTATCTGATGGAGGAGGGCCCCAGAGCCCTGGTCCAGTCTCTGGACGGGGTGGAGCGCGTCTCCACCATCGTCAAGGCCATGAAATACTTCAGCCATCCAGGCACGGTGGGCAGGGTGCTGGTGGACCTCAACCAGGCCATCACCAGCACCCTCACGGTAAGCCGCAACGAGTGGAAATACGTGGCCGAAGTGGAGACCCGCTTCGATCCGGACCTGCCCCAGGTGCCCTGCTATCCGGGTGAGTTCAACCAGGTGATCCTCAATGTGGTCATCAACGCCGCCCACGCCATCGCCGAGAAGCAGGGCGGCCAGGAGGGACCGAAGGGGCTCATCACCCTCAGCACCCGCCGGGATGGGGACTGGGCGGAGATCCGGATCCAGGACACCGGTCCAGGGATCCCGGCGGCCATCCTGCCCCAGATCTGGCTGCCCTTCTTCACCACCAAGCCCGTGGGCAAGGGCACCGGCCAAGGCCTCTCCATCGTCCACTCCGTCATGGTCAAGCACGGGGGCACGGTCGAGGCCACCAGCAGCGAGGGCGAGGGTGCCACCTTCATCCTTCGTTTCCCCCTCACCCCCCCGGAACAGGACGCGGAACCATGA
- a CDS encoding PAS domain S-box protein yields the protein MTPHDQGSHEPSPATVKVLVIEDDPRWASLMARVLSSARDWHPVTVRDLREALEALAGQSWDLVVSDLNLPDSFGLSTLHRLRECSPGTPVVIMSGENEDALVRQALQAGAQDWLVKGTLDSATVLRVTRNACERARLDREIRQSRELLQTTLDALPACIAVLDGDGRVLDVNRNWSHYSDPHNPLIWDCPPGTDYLQVCCQAHELNEDLAEASEGILDVARGLRPLFRIDYRVMEGAKPRWFALDVTRFAQDRRPSGLVVTYMEVTERKELEARLRASESLFTVISENVQDLMAIVDAKGERLYSSSSYSASLGYLPEEMARHDRRDLLHPEDAPRMAEAMTSLLSGGSANLLEYRLRHRDGSYRWFESRGSLIRGDHPGEDRILFVARDITQRKQEEADRAQIEARLRQAQKLEAIGQLAAGIAHEINTPTQYIGDNAIFLRDTLGELCGFFEEISKAVKGPDAEGMARIRNRFRALDFDFVRTEVPKAIQQTIEGVERVTRIVSAMKDFSHPSGASREAIDLNRAINSTTTVSRNEWKYVSEMTLDLAPDLPLVPCYPSELNQVILNLIVNSAHAIAEAREQRGIKGLGRIIIRTRQRGDTVRIEVEDTGTGIPEAIRERIFEPFFTTKPVGRGTGQGLSLAHSVIVEKHGGRLSVESREGEGTTFLIELPLHSETL from the coding sequence ATGACCCCACACGACCAGGGAAGTCATGAGCCATCGCCCGCAACGGTGAAGGTCCTCGTCATCGAGGACGACCCCCGCTGGGCAAGCCTGATGGCCCGGGTGCTCTCCTCGGCCAGGGATTGGCACCCTGTCACCGTCAGGGACTTGAGGGAGGCCCTGGAAGCCCTGGCGGGTCAATCCTGGGACTTGGTGGTGAGCGATCTCAACCTCCCGGACAGCTTCGGTCTCAGCACCCTCCATCGACTCAGGGAATGCTCCCCTGGCACGCCCGTGGTGATCATGAGCGGTGAGAACGAAGACGCCCTGGTCCGCCAGGCCCTCCAGGCTGGCGCCCAGGACTGGCTGGTCAAGGGCACCCTCGACTCGGCCACCGTTCTGCGGGTCACCCGGAACGCCTGCGAGCGGGCCCGCCTGGACCGGGAGATCCGGCAGTCCCGGGAACTCCTGCAGACCACCCTGGATGCGCTGCCAGCCTGCATTGCCGTCCTCGACGGGGACGGACGGGTCCTGGATGTCAACCGCAACTGGTCCCACTACTCGGATCCCCACAACCCCCTGATCTGGGACTGCCCGCCGGGTACCGACTATCTCCAGGTCTGCTGCCAAGCCCATGAGCTCAACGAGGACCTGGCCGAGGCCTCAGAGGGGATCCTGGATGTGGCCCGGGGTCTCAGACCCCTCTTCCGCATTGATTATCGGGTCATGGAGGGGGCAAAGCCCCGCTGGTTCGCCCTGGATGTCACCCGCTTCGCCCAGGATCGGCGGCCATCCGGCCTGGTGGTCACCTACATGGAGGTCACAGAGCGCAAGGAACTGGAGGCACGGCTGCGGGCCTCCGAGAGCCTTTTCACCGTGATCTCCGAGAATGTCCAGGACCTCATGGCCATCGTCGATGCCAAGGGCGAGCGCCTGTATTCCAGTTCCTCCTACAGCGCCTCCCTGGGCTATCTTCCCGAGGAGATGGCCCGCCACGACCGGCGGGATCTCCTCCACCCGGAGGATGCGCCCCGGATGGCCGAAGCCATGACCTCCCTGCTCTCGGGGGGCAGCGCCAATCTCCTGGAATACCGGCTGCGGCACCGGGATGGCAGCTATCGGTGGTTCGAATCCCGGGGCAGCCTCATCCGCGGAGATCACCCCGGGGAGGACCGGATCCTCTTTGTCGCCCGGGACATCACCCAGCGCAAGCAGGAGGAGGCGGACAGGGCCCAGATCGAAGCCCGGCTCAGGCAGGCCCAGAAACTGGAGGCCATCGGCCAACTCGCCGCCGGCATCGCCCATGAGATCAACACCCCCACCCAGTACATCGGGGACAACGCCATCTTCCTCCGGGACACGCTTGGGGAGCTCTGCGGCTTTTTCGAGGAAATCTCCAAGGCGGTGAAGGGCCCCGATGCCGAGGGCATGGCGCGGATCCGGAACCGCTTCCGCGCCCTGGATTTCGACTTTGTGAGGACGGAGGTGCCCAAGGCGATCCAACAGACCATCGAGGGGGTCGAACGGGTGACCCGGATCGTCTCGGCCATGAAGGACTTCAGCCATCCCAGCGGGGCCTCCAGGGAGGCCATCGATCTCAACAGGGCCATCAACAGCACCACCACGGTATCGCGCAACGAGTGGAAGTACGTCTCGGAGATGACGCTGGACCTGGCTCCCGATCTCCCCCTGGTGCCCTGCTACCCCAGTGAACTCAACCAGGTGATCCTCAACCTCATTGTGAACTCCGCCCATGCCATCGCCGAGGCCAGGGAGCAGCGGGGAATCAAGGGCCTGGGCCGCATCATCATCCGCACCCGGCAGAGGGGGGACACGGTCCGCATCGAGGTGGAGGACACGGGGACGGGCATCCCCGAGGCGATCCGGGAGCGGATCTTCGAGCCCTTCTTCACCACCAAGCCCGTGGGCAGGGGCACCGGGCAGGGACTGTCCCTGGCCCACTCCGTGATCGTCGAGAAGCATGGGGGAAGGCTCTCCGTCGAGTCCAGGGAGGGCGAAGGCACCACCTTCCTCATCGAATTGCCCCTCCACTCCGAAACCCTATGA
- a CDS encoding putative 2-dehydropantoate 2-reductase, with protein MSASYAILGTGALGGFYGARLQRAGSDVHFLLNSEYEHVKTHGLVIDSKDGDFTLPRVQAYRKVEEMPKCDVAIVAWKTTQNHLLPALLPKVLKEDGVILVLQNGLGVEEAAAAAAPGHRIFGGLCFICSTRVAPGHIQHLDYGSIRMAEFSPEDRAMGLSPRLEAIAEDFRRAGIEITLLEDLILARWQKLVWNIPYNGLSVVLDANTSELMDNPDALALVEGLMHEVRAGAAAAGRELPADFVQKMLDMTRAMTPYRASMKVDYDERRPLEVESIHGAPLRFAASRGVELPLLKALYHQLKFINARLATQTRKGLG; from the coding sequence ATGTCCGCAAGCTACGCCATCCTCGGAACCGGAGCCCTTGGGGGCTTCTACGGAGCACGACTCCAACGGGCGGGAAGCGATGTCCACTTCCTGCTCAACAGCGAGTACGAGCACGTGAAGACCCACGGCCTGGTGATCGACTCCAAGGACGGTGATTTCACGCTGCCCAGGGTCCAGGCCTACCGGAAGGTCGAGGAGATGCCCAAGTGCGATGTGGCCATCGTGGCCTGGAAGACGACCCAGAACCACCTTCTGCCCGCCCTCCTGCCCAAGGTGCTCAAGGAGGATGGGGTGATCCTGGTGCTCCAGAACGGGTTGGGGGTGGAGGAGGCCGCTGCTGCTGCCGCCCCTGGTCACCGGATCTTCGGGGGACTCTGCTTCATCTGCTCCACCCGGGTCGCCCCGGGCCACATCCAGCACCTGGACTACGGCAGCATCCGCATGGCCGAGTTCAGCCCCGAGGACAGGGCCATGGGGCTCAGCCCGCGCCTGGAGGCCATCGCAGAGGACTTCCGCCGGGCGGGGATCGAGATCACCCTGCTGGAGGACCTGATCCTGGCCCGCTGGCAGAAGCTGGTCTGGAACATCCCCTACAACGGACTCTCGGTGGTGCTGGATGCCAACACCTCGGAGCTCATGGACAACCCGGACGCCCTCGCCCTGGTGGAGGGCCTGATGCACGAGGTCCGGGCCGGAGCCGCCGCTGCGGGGCGCGAGCTCCCTGCGGACTTCGTGCAGAAGATGCTCGATATGACCCGGGCCATGACCCCCTACCGAGCCAGCATGAAAGTGGACTACGACGAACGCCGCCCCCTGGAAGTGGAGTCCATCCATGGCGCCCCGCTCCGCTTTGCGGCCTCCCGTGGCGTGGAACTCCCCCTCCTCAAGGCCCTCTACCACCAGCTGAAGTTCATCAATGCCCGCCTGGCCACCCAGACCCGGAAAGGCCTGGGCTGA